Within the Achromobacter spanius genome, the region GCATAAGCCGGTGGATTCCAACCTGCCGCTGCGCACCGAGATTCACGAAGCCACCTACGCCGACACACCGGGCGACTGCGGTGCACAGGTCGTCAAGGCCATCCTGCAATGGAAGCAGGCCCGCAAGCCGCTGGACCAATGCAGCGTCCTGCTGCGCGACGCGCATCAATCCATCGAAATCGAAAACGCCCTGATGAACGCCGGCGTGCAATACCGCACGCTGACGATGAAGAGCTACCTGCTGCGCGAAGAGATCCTGTTCCTGCGCGGCATGCTGGCCATCGCGCTTGATGACTTCCATCATGTCGCGGCCCCCGCCACACGCGAAGCCATCGTCGACGCACTGACCACCTTCGCCGAAGTACCGCTGACGCCCAAGGAACTGCAAGAGGCACAGACGACGCTGGCGAAAGAACCGTCCGCGCTAAAGCACTTTTTTACCGGCCAGATCCAGCGCGTCGGCAGCCCCGCCGCCCGCGCCCGCATCTCGGATGCGGTTTCGCACCTGCGCGAGCTATCAACCGACACCCCAGCCTACCAGGCCCTGGAAACCGTGCGCGACCTGATGGACATGGACAAGGTCGCCAAGCGCCTGTACGTGCATCCCTACGAGGCTTCCGTCGTCACCCGCTCGGTCAACGGCTTCATCGCCTCGGCCAAAATGTCGGGCAAGACCCTGCGTGAGTTTTCAGAATGGATTGGCGCGGCAGAAGCGTTTGTTGGCGCGCGGCCCGGCAAGAACACGGTGCAGATGGACTGCATCGTCAACGTCAAGGGCAAGGAATTCGAACACGTCATCCTGCCATTCATGGACGCCGACGCGTTTCCCGATCCGTTGCGTAAAGCGGGGGAAGAAGAGAATTTGTTTTATGTGGCAGCAACACGGACAAAGTCCCGCCTGACCATGGTGTCTTCGGAAGACACTGCGCGGCGTAGTGCGTTCATCGCGCGCATGCAGTTGGCGGCGACGCAGAAGCGCGCGGATACGGCGCTACGCCGGAACCTGGCCGCGCCGGTCAAGGCAGTGGGGCATCGCGACTTGAAGGTGGCGTACGCGAATAGGGACGTGGTCAAGGCGCTAGGGGCGCAATGGGACAAGACCCGCAAGGTTTGGTATGTGCCTAGCGGGGTGGATTTGGAGGCGTTTCGGGAATGGTTGGCGGAATAAGGAATTGGCCAAGGCATGATGCAGGGGTGGCAGCGGGATAGCACAGGGATGGCGCACAGGGATGTCACCGGTCGACGTAACGTAACGTTAAAGACCGCAACATGGCCGTCTTGAAAGCCAGTTTATGATGGCACCGTAGTGAGCACGCCCAAATGCGTTACTCTCCCCTCCCCAATCTATTCCGCAAGGAGCCCTCATGGCACAAGCCTCCGCCCGTCACATCCTCGTTTCCACCGAAGCCAAGTGCAACGAACTCAAGACCGCCATTGAAAACGGCGCTGACTTCGCTCAAGTCGCCAAGGAAAACTCCAGCTGCCCGTCGAGCCGTGACGGTGGCAACCTGGGCACCTTTGGCCCGGGCCAGATGGTCAAGGAATTCGATACCGTCGTGTTCAGCGCGCCGGTTGGTGAAGTTCAAGGCCCGGTGAAGACCCAGTTCGGTTATCACCTGGTTGAAGTGACCAGCCGCCAGGACTAAGTCCCGCCGCTGTAAGAAAAAAAGCCGCCGCCAGGGGAAACCCGGCGGCGGCCTTTTTGTGTCTGATGCTTCGGGTTCAGGTGCCCCACGCCGATCAATCTTTGCCTGTCATCACCCGGTGAGCCAGCGCGTCGGCGTCCAGTCCGGCGATATCGCGTTCGATCACCTTGACGCCGCCTTTCAGGATGGCGACCCGATCGGCCAGCGCGACCACGTCGGCCATGTTGTGGCTGATCAGGATTACCGTGCGCCCTTCTTCACGCAGCTTGCGCACCAGGTTCAGGACCAAGGCGGTTTCCTTGACGCCCAAGGCGGCGGTGGGTTCGTCCATGATGACCACGCGGGCGTCCCAGCGTAGCGCGCGGGCGATGGCAACGGCCTGCCGTTGGCCGCCCGACATGCGTTCGACGGGTCGGTCCATGTCGTCGATGGGCACCGACAAACGCTGTAGATAGCCGCGCGCCTGTTCGGCCATGCGGCGCTTGTCCAGCACCTGCAGCGGCCCCACGCGCCGTACTAATTCGGCGCCCATGAAGACGTTCTCCCAGATGGACAGGCGGGGCGCCAGCGCCAGGTCCTGGTAGATGGTGGCAATGCCCTGCACCAGCGCGTCGTGCGGCGAGCGGAAGACGACAGCGCGGCCGTTCAGGCTGAGCTCGCCACCCGTGGGTTCCTGCGCGCCCGAGATGATGCGGATCAGCGTGGATTTACCCGCGCCGTTGTCGCCGCAGATGGCCATGACCTTGCCTTCGGGCACGTCCAGGTCCACGCCTTTCAGCGCCTCGACGGCTCCGTATGACTTGCGGATCTGGCGTAGCGATAAGGCGGCGGTGATGGGGGGCATGCTGGCTGGGGTCATCGGGGTCATGCTGGCTGGGATTACACGCTGGCCCGCATTCACTTCGCGGCGGGTTGCAGAAACTTCTGCACGTTGGACGCATCGACCAGCACGGAATCCATGAACAGGTACGGGCCCGAGGCCACCTTCTCCTTGGGTTCCTTCTTGACGACGATGCGGTCAATGGATTCGATGGCGCTGGTGCCCAGTTGCTCGAACGGAATCATCATCGTGGCAGTGATCAGGCTGTTGGGATCAGCAATGCGGCGATAGGTTTCGGGGCCACCGTCCACCGACACCAAGGTGATGTCGCCCTTCTTCATGCCTTGCGATTGCAGCAGGTCGTCGATAACGTAGGCTTGTCCGTCAAATGATGCCCATACGCCCTTGAACTGGCCTTGGTGACGCAGGAACAGGGCTTGCATGCCGTTGCGCACGTCGTCGCGCCAGCTTTGGGTGCGGGCCATGCTGAACTTGGCCAGGTCTTTGACGGCGGTGTTTTCAGTCAGCACCGCGTCCAGCATCTTGCCGCGGATGCGCGTGCCCGAGTTGCCGTCAAAGCGCGCCGACAGGATGTTGCCCTGATAGCCCATCTTGCCCAGCAGGTACAAGACCGACTGCGCGCCCGTGGCGTATTCGTTGACTTCCACGTCGAACAGCATGTGCGGGCTGGCGCCGGACATCACGCCCACCACCGGAATGCCCTTCTCTTTGGCGGCCTGCAACTGGGCATCGGTTTCCACCGGCTTGCCCATCGCGATGACGATGGCGTCCACCTTCTTGTTGACCAGCGTGTCCAGTTGCTCGGCCAGCTTGGGCAGTGAGCCTTCGGCGTTCAGTTGCGTGACGGTCCAGCCTTTGGCGCGCGCGGCCTGCGCGGCCGCGTTGGCCACGCGGGCGTGCGTTTCGGACGACATCTGAAAGGCGACGATGCCGACATCAAAGGCATGGGCGGCGCTTGCGGCCAGCGCCTGCACGGCGAAGGCGCTGGCCAGCAAGGTGCGCTTGATCAATTGCTTCATGGTGGTTTCCCCTTTGGATCAGAATTTGAACGCCGCTTTCTTCAGCACGGCCGACGACACCGCAACGGATGCAATCATGATGAAGCCCAGCACGATGTCCTGCACGTAGTACGGCGCGCCCATCAGGACGAGGCCATTGCCCAGCACCTTCAGGATCAAGGCGGCCACCAGCGTGCCGACGATATTGGCGTGGCCGGGGTTGAACATCGTCATGCCCAGCAGCACGGCCGCGATGGCGTACAGGAAGTAGTCGCCGGCCATGTTGGGCGCGGCGGACGACAGGCTGGACGTCAGCAACACGGCGGCGATGCCGGCGCATACGCCCGACAGCGCCAGCCCGATGCTTTTCATGGCGCGGATGTTGATGCCGGCCAGGCGCGCGGATTCTCCGGCTTCGCCCGTTGCCGTCATGCGGGCGCCGGTACGCGTCCACTTGATAAGGAAATACGCGACCAGCACGATGCCCAACATCCACAGCACCAGCGCCGGGATGCCGAAAGGCTTGGCGCGGGCCAGGTCGGTAAAGGCGGTAGGCCAGCGGCCCACGTAGGACACGCCATCGGTCAGCATGAAGGCGAAGCCCCGCGCCATGGCGGCCATGCCTAGCGTGGCAATCAGCGACGGTACCCGCAGGCGCGTCACCGCGATGCCATTGGCCAGCCCGCACAGCAGGCCGACGCCCAGGCCCGCCGCGATGGCGACCACGACCGGTTGGCCCGTATGGACCATCGCGCCCGTGACGACAGCAGCCAGGCTGGCGACGTCGGCCACCGACAGGTCCAGTTCGGCCGTTACCAGCGCCAGCGTGAAACCGATGGCGATGATGGCCAGGAAGCTGGTTTCCTTGGCGATGTTCAACAGATTATTGGGCGCCGCGAAATTAGGGGCGGCGATTGCGAAGAAGCCCACCAGGGCCAAACCTGCGATTGCCGTGCCGTACTTTTCCAGGATGCCGCGCATCGACTCAACCCTTGCCGCGTTGGTGTTCGTTGTAGTGCAAGGGTTATCCACCACCTGCCGGGCGTTCGCGCCCTGATGGCGTAGCAGTTTATACCCGCGCAGTGCTGGACAGGGCCGCTTTGCCGCTGTGGCGCACTTAGGGTTTTTACGGCAAGCGCGTGCTGGCCAAGGCGTGCGACACCGGCGTCAAGGCGGCTTCGGCGGCGCGAAACTGGGCGTACATGCGGTGATAGGCGTTGCGGCGTGTTGCGTCGGGATCGTAGCGGCGCGCGGGTCGCGCAAGCGCGTCCTGCGCCTGCGCGAAGCTGGCGTAGCGGCCCAGCGCGGTCCAGGCGGCGGCGGCTGCGCCGATCACTCCAGGCTGATCCGCCTGCCCAACCACAACCGGGCGTTCACAGATATCGGCCTTGACCTGGCACCAGTGCGGGTTGGATGCAGCCCCGCCACCAAAACGAATTTCGGCAACCGGCGCACCCAACGCGGCTTCCGCGCGTTCCAGCACCGTGCGGTTCAAGAAGGCCACGCCTTCCAGCACCGCCCATGCCAGGTCGCCAGGACCATGCCGGCGGTTCAGGCCGAGGAAGGCGCCGCGTAATTGCGGGTCCCAGTAAGGCACGCGTTCGCCTTGAAGATAGGGCAGGAACAAGGCGGGCTGCGGGTCGCGCGGCGCGTCCAGCAAAACGTGCATGGCGTGGCCGACACTGGTCATGCCGCCTGCGTGTCCATCGGCGTGCTTGTCTGCGTGTTCGTCTGCGTGGCCGTCTGCGCCTTCACCTGCCTGCTCGCCCGCATCTCCGCCTGCGTCCGACGCTCCAAAGCGGCTCACCCCGCCCAGCAAGGACAGCAGCCACGCGACGGTGTCCGCGCCGTTCTGACCCGGCCCGCCAATCTGGTGATTACCATTGCCCCAGTTCACCGTCATCAGACCCGCTGCCTGCACCGGTTCCGCGCCAACCGCGCCAAACACTTCAGTGGTGCCCGAGATGTTGTAGGCGTACCCCGTCCGCAAGGCGCCCAGCCCGGCCACGGCCGCCCAGGTGTCATTCGAGCAGGCGATCACGCTACGTCCCGCCAAGCGCGCCAGTGAACCCGGCAGACCCGCCTGCACCGGGCCGACAACAGCCAAGGGGTCCAACAGCGGCGGCACCCAGGCGGGGTTGGCACCCATGGCCGTCAACAGGTCGGCTTGCGCTCCGTGCGCGCTGCCCGCCGCCGCCAGCCTGGCCATCGACACCGTGTCGCTGGCGGCCCGGCCGGTCAGGCGGAAGTTCAGGTAGTCCTTCGGTTCCAGCACGACGCGCACGCGCGCCGCGTCCTGTGGCTCGGCGTGCAGCAGCCACGCCACCCGCGCCCAGGGGTGGAACGCGTTGATCTGCGCGGTTTCGGGGTGGCCGGCAGGCGCACGCGCCAACCAGTGCGCCACGTCCGCCGCCGTACGCGTATCGCGCCAGGTAATGGCGGGTCGAATGGCGGCGCCGTGCGCGTCGATGAAGACTTGCGTGCGGGTAACGCCGCAGATGGCAACAGCGGCAATGGCGTCAAAGCCGGCCCCTGCCTGCCGGGCCAGCGTGTCGCACAGGGATTGCAGCCCGCGCCACCAGTCGTCTGCGTCAATCTCGTCCCAACCGGGGTGCGGGGCCGAGCCTGCCGGGCTGTCGATGACGCAGGCATGCGCGATGTTGCCGTCCACATCCACCAGCGCCGCCCGAAAGCGGGTGCCGCCCAAGTCCACGGCCAGCACGTAGCCGTGGGTAAGTCCAGGGGGTTGGGCGTGGAAGTGCGGGCGGTCTGACATAGTGGCCGATTGTATTTCAGCGTAAGGGTTTCCCCGGCGGCTTTCTGCCCCCGGCTTGGCGACACGGGCAATCACAAACCACGCTGCGCCGCAGCACCGGAAACCCTATCAGTTGATAATTTCTGTTCAGGTGACAAGGGCAAAGCCCTGCGACAGAATGGGCCGCACCCGGAGGAGACAGCCGGGGCCACGATAAAACGTCATACATCCCAGGCCCATGAAAAAACCCAAGAGCAATGTGATCATCACGTGCGCCATTACCGGTTCGGTGCATACGCCGTCGATGTCGCCCTATCTGCCCGTCACCCCCGATGAGATCGCGCAGTCGGCATTGGATGCCGCCGAGGCCGGCGCGGCCATCGTGCATCTGCACGCGCGCGATCCGCAGACGGGCAGGCCCACGCAAGACCCGGCGCTGTACGCGCAGTTTCTACCACGCATCAAGGCGCAAAACGATGTGGTCATCAATATCACCACCGGCGGTTCGCCCGTGCTGCCGGTCAGCGAACGCATGCTGCCGGCCGCGCAATTCAAGCCGGAGGTTGCGTCGCTGAACATGGGGTCGATGAACTTCGGCATGTATGAATTGCTGGAGCGCTTCAAGGAATTCAAGCACGACTGGGAACGCCCCTACCTGGAAAGCAGCAACGACCTGGTGTTCAAGAACACGTTCAAGGATATCGAGCACATTCTGTCGTCCTGCAATGACAACGGCACGCGCTTCGAGATCGAGTGCTATGACATCGGGCATCTGTACACGGCGGCGCATTTTGTGGATAAGGGGCTGTTGAAGCCACCGTTCTTGATCCAGTCCGTGTTCGGTATCCGGGGCGGTATCGGCACGCATCCCGAAGACGTGATGATGATGCGTCGCACGGCTGACCGGCTGTTTGGCGATGACTACCGCTGGTCGGTACTGGCGGCGGGGCGCAAGCAGACCACGCTTGCGACCATGGCGGCGACGATGGGCGGCTTTGTGCGCGTGGGGCTGGAAGATTCCTTGTGGGACGGCCCGGGCGAACTGGCACTGTCGAATGCAGATCAGGTGCGCCGCATCCGCCGCATTCTTGAGGACTTGTCGCTGACCATCGCCACGCCCGACGAGGCGCGCGAGATTCTGCAACTGAAAGGCCGGAACAACGTCGCGTTCTGACGACGACACGGCATCCACAATCAAACCCCAGGCGGGAGACAAACATGAAGAAAATCTTGAACGCGGCAGTGGCATCGGCCTTGCTGGCAATAGGCGGCGCAGCCGTGGCGGACGCCAACGTGATCCGTATCGGCTTCATCACCGATATGTCGGGCCTGTCGGCTGATGCTGATGGCCCGGGCGGGGCCGAAGCCATCAAGATGGCGGTAGCCGACATGGGCGGCGAGATCGCCGGCAAGAAGATCGAGGTGCTGGTGGCCGACCACCAGAACCGCGCCGACATTGCGTCGTCGCGCGCACGCGAATGGCTGGACCAGCGCGGCGTGGACATGCTGATCGCAGGCGCGAATTCGGCCGCCGCGCTGGCGATGGCGAAGGTGGCTGAAGAAAAGAAGACGCCGTTCTTCGTGGTAAGCGCGGGCGCGTCGGAACTGACCAACGCGCAGTGCACGCCGTACACGGTTCACTACGTGTACGACACGGTATCGCTGTCGCGCGGCACGGCGCGCGCCATGCTGAAGGAAGGCAATAAGGACTGGTACTTCCTGACCGTGGACCACGCCTTTGGCCACGCGCTGGAGCGCGATGCCTCGGCCGTGGTGCAAGCGAACGGCGGCCAGGTGAAGGGCCGCGTGCGCCATCCACTGAACGCGGCGGATTTCTCGTCATACATCCTGCAGGCGCAGGCATCGGGCGCCACGGTGCTGGGCCTGGCCAACTCGGCCTCCGACACCAGCAACGCGGTCAAGGCCGCCGCGGAATTCGGGCTGACGCCCACGATTAAGATCGCGGGCCTGCTGGTGTTGATCACCGACATCCACGCGCTGGGCCTGGCGGCCGGGCAAGGCATGTACCTGACCACCGCCTGGTACTGGGACCAGGACGATGCGTCGCGCAAGTGGGCGGCGCGCTTTGAAGAGCGCATGAAGAAGAAGCCGTCGATGCTGCAAGCCGGCGACTACTCCGTCACCACCACCTACCTGAACGCGGTCAAGGCCACCGGCACGACCGACGGCGAGACCATCATGAAGTGGGTGAAGGCCAACCCGGTGAACGACTTCTTCGTAAAGAACGCGACCGTCCGCGCCGACGGGCTGCTGGTGCACGACATGTACTTGATGCAGGTGAAAAAGCCTTCGGAATCCAAGGGCCCGTGGGACTACTACAAGCTGATCTCGAAGATTCCGGGCGACCAGATCTACACGTCGCCGCAGGAATCGAAGTGCCCATTAATGAAGCCCTGATATTGAAGCCGTGATGTTGAAGCCATGACACCTGCCCACCCCGAAGGAAATCGCATGAACCCGCAAGACCTGAGCGCCCTGCCGGTGGACCTGAGCGGCCGCCGCGTCATCGTTACCGCCGGCGCGGCGGGCATCGGCGCCGCGCTGGCCGACGCCTTCGCCGAGCGCGGCGCGAACGTCCACGTGTGCGACGTGGACGAAGGCGCGCTGTTTGAATGCCGCCATGCCAACAGCCGCGCCGACGTGAGCCGCCGTGAAGAGATTGACCGCTACATGGAAACCGCGCTGGCGCACCTGGGTGGCCTGGACGTGCTGGTGAACAACGCCGGCATCGCCGGCCCCACCGCCCGCATCACCGACATTCAGCCGGACGAGTTGGCCGCCACGCTGGACATCAACCTGGCGTCGCAATTCCATACGGTTCGGCATGCCGTGCCCGCGCTGCGCGAATCAGGCGGCGGCGCCATCATCAACATCAGTTCGGTGGCGGGGCGCATGGGGCTACCCTTGCGCACGCCCTATTCCGCCTCGAAATGGGGCGTGGTGGGGCTGACGCGTTCACTGGCGGTGGAACTGGGCGTTTACGGCATCCGCGTCAACGCCCTGCTGCCGGGCTTGGTGGCCGGCCCGCGCATCGACCGCGTGATTGCCGCGCGGGCGCGCGCGATGGGCCTGACGGTGGAAGAAGAAACCAAGCTGGAGTTGGCGGGCGTCAGCCTGCGGCAGTTTGTACAGGGCGCCGACATCGCGAACATGGCGCTGTTCCTGGCCAGCCCGTTTGGCGCGATGATCAGCGGCCAGGCGATCAGCATCGACGGCGACCTGCAATCTTTGCCGTGGCAGCCGCCGGCCGATTAAGGTTCGGTGCACCCGTAGCCCGTAGGCGGCGTGTCCGTGCGCCGGCATGCCGGGCTAGGCAATCAGTTGGATCGTCTCCGCAAAAACACCGGTGCGGCGCGCCTGGGCCGTGGCGTACAAGGCGCCCAGCAGCCGCTCGCTAAGCTCATGGTTCTGCGCTTCCTTGCGGGTGATCAGCACAAACTCGAACCACTGCCTCGACGCCAGCGGCACCGCGACGATGTCGGGGTAGACGGACACAATGTCCGACGCCGATATCGCGTTGACCAGGCTGATGCCTTTGACGGCGCGCACCGTGCCGGGCACCAGCGTCATATGCGCTTGCATGCCGGAGTCCAGCGCATCGGAATCGGTAATGTCGCCTTGCGCCACCACGTAGTCGGACCACAGCGGCTTGACGAAAGATTCGGGGGAAATGTCCGACACCGCCACCACGTCGCGCCGCGCCAAGGGGTGGTCGCGGTGCGCAATGGCCATGACGTCGGTGCGCAGGAATGTGGTGAAGTTCAGGCGCGGACTGTCGCGGCCCACCGCGCCCAGGCCGAAGTCGGCCCGCATGGTTTCCACCGCGCTTATGCATTGCACCGACGATTCCACGTCGATGGAAAACGGCCGCTTGCCGTGCTCATCCAGATGCCGCTTCACCGCTTCGGGCGCATAGACCAAGGCCAGCGCGGGCGACGAGGCCACGCGCAAGCCGCGCCCGCCAAACTTTTCAATGCTGTGCAGGGCTTCGTCGATGCGCACCAATTCGTCCAGCACGAACTTGGCTTCGGTATACAGGTACTGCCCGGCTTCGGTGGGCCGCAAGGTCTTGTGCGATCGGTCAAACAACTGCACGCCCGTAGCGGTTTCCAGCCGCGACACCGCATGGCTGATCGCGGGCTGCGTCAGGCTCATCACCTGCGCGGCCTGGCGCGTGGACCCGGTCATGACGACCGTATAGAAAATACGCAGGTCGTGAATATTGAAGTTGCGTTTCATGCCGCTATTGCGCCACCCGCTGTATTTCAGGCGTGACCCACTTGCCGTCCAACAGCGCGGGCTTGGGCCAGTAGTAGCGCAGGGTCACCATGAACGGGCCAGGCGGCGCGGGCAACCAGTTGGACTCCTTGCCCTTGCCCGGCGACTGCGACTGGATGTAGATCGTCAGCCCGCCATCGCGATCTTTCTTCAGCGACGGCAGCATGGGGGAATTGATCAGATAACGGTTGATCGGGTTGGGCGCCAGCAATTGTTCGGGCAACCGGTACATCGTCATCGACCAGAACGCATTCACGGGCGGCAGGCTGCGCGGCGCAAAGCGCAACGTGTACGCATAACGGCCATCCAGTTCCTGCCCCCGGCTGTCTTTTTCCAGCACGGGGTACAACGCTTCTTCGCGGCTATTGGCGCCGATGCCCATCTGCGTACCGGTCGCACGCGCCAGATAGTCGTTCTTGAGCTTGGCGCGGCTGCCGAACAGCCCATCGGTCTTGCCGCCCAGCGCCGCGCGATTCTTGTCGATGTCGTTCTGCGCCGTATGCATGCCTTCCTGCAAGGCGCGGCGCAGGCGCGGGTCCAACTGGTCAACGGGATAGGGTTGGCCGGGCTTGATACCGATGCTGGCAAGCCGTTCGCGCAGCCACTTTTCCGTGGGGTGGGTGGGCGCAAACTGAAGCAGAAAGGCCAGTTGGTTGTAGAACTCCAGCGACGTGCGCATCTCGTGCGGCGGCACGGGAGGAATCCAGTCGACGGCAGCGGGCGCGGGTGGCGGGCGGCGCTTGGCAAAGGACGACAGGGTCTGGATCTTGTAGCGCGCCTGGATGCGCTTGACGTTGTTCAGGTCCGCCGCGTTGAACAGTTGCGTGCGGCCGACCACGTTGACCAGTTCGGTTTCCGACTTGATCACCTTGGTGATGCCGCGCGGCACCTTGCCGTTCCAGCGCGGCCCCGCCACCAGGAAGTTGCCACCGCCGTTGCCGGTTTCGCGGCTGCCGATGTAGGCAAAGTTGTAGGTGTACAGGTCCATCAATTGCAGCACAAAGTAGCGCCGCTTTTCGATGGGCGGCACACTGATCACGACGGGCTCGGCACGCAGGTCCAGCATGGCGAAGGAATACGGCGTGTCCGCATTTGGCGTGACGAACGCGGTGTCCTCGGGCGTGAAGACGCGCGCGATGTTGTTGAAGGTGTTGGGCGGGCCTTTGTATTGCGGGTTGTTCTTGTCCAGGTTGAAGGCATACATGGTCTGGTAGCTGGCGACCATGGGCGTGCCGTACAGATACGCTTCGCTGGCAATGCTGCGCGCCTGTTGCGCGGTGACGCCTTGGATGCCCACCGACTGCGAACCCGTCGCCTCGTCGGACGACGTGAAGCTGCAGGCCGCCAGGTTTACGCTAAGCGCGGCGGCGGCCAACAGGCCCACGCGGCGGCGGAGCGCCGTGGACGCAAACCCGGTGCTACTTTGACGATCGCGCATAATTTGCTCCAACACCTGCATGTTGTTGGCAACGCCCGATTGGCGGCAGCGTCGCGGTCAAAAACAGCAATACCGCAGGCGATTCTGGCATATTTCCTGCCGATCCGCGCCGAGTTGATCCGGGCGGGGCACCGCGATCAGGCGTCGACTGCCTGTTCCCGATCCGCCAGGCTTTCCAGTTGCCTGGCCGTGATCGCCACGATGGCGCTTTCGGTGGCGCGCGCGTCGGTGTTCAGGTGCTGAATCAGGTCCAGCGTGGTGGAACGGCGGGTCAGCATCAGGCAGGTGACTTCGGCATCCACCACGCGCGTGGCATGCCAGCACCCTGGCCGCATGCAAACGCCCTGCCCTTGCGGCACGCGAAAGGCGGCAAGTGTGGCCAGGTCGGGGCTGCCGTCGGCGAGGCTTTGCGCCACCACCTGAATGATCGTGCCGGTCAGCGGCACGATGGCCTGCTGCGTCAGCAAGTGCTTTTCCAGGCTGGCGATTTCTGGGGAAGCGCTGCGGTAATTGACCCACAGCACCTCGGCGTCGCCACCCGCGCCGGTGTTGAACACGTGTTCCTGCCAGAAGTCCGTGGCGGGGTTGGAAAACAGCGGCATGCCGTTGCCATCCGGAATGGGCTTGCCCAACATCCAGCCATACGGCGTGAATGCCTGCGGCGTCAGATCATTGACTTCCAACTGCTGCTTGCTCGTCATGCAGAACCCTGTGATGGCTTGGGCGGCGTGCCGCGTTTGGGGAATTCGGTGGCGTAGTCGAAGTCGCCTCGGGCGATGGCATCCAGGATGGCAGCGCGCCGATCGGCCGCGCGTTTCAGGTTGGCGGCCGTGGGCTTGACGCGGATGCGTTCAACGCAATGCTGGCCCTTATACATGAAGCCGATCTCGATGGACGATTCCGACGCGGGTCTGACCCCCTCGAACCCCTGGCTCATCGTCTTTCCCGTGGTGATTGCGGATGGGCGACATGATAATCGCCTGATATGCATCGTCCAAGCGCGGCTTGCGTGAACACAGCGGGCAAGCATGGTTACGATGGCGGCTGGCCCTGCAAGGATGAACCCGCCAAGAACACCCCTATCAAGGATGCCCACCATGACGACTGATCTGTCATCGCATTATGTTCTGCTGGACGCCACTGGCGCCGCCGCCACGGTCAAGGGCGGCGACGAGTTCTGGTCGCAGCCGCCCGAGGCGCTGGACCGCTTCGGCCGGGGCTGGCTGGTGTCCGAATACACCTTCGCCAACGACTGGCCCCAATGGGAAATGCACCCCGAAGCCGACGAGATCGTGCGTCTGATGTCGGGCACGGCGGAGTTGCATCTGGAATGGCCGACGGGCCTGCAAGTGGTGAAGATGCTGGCCGACGACGCCTATGTCATTCCCAAGGGCGTGTGGCATACCGTCAAAGTGGTCGAGCCCTGTCGCATGCTGCACATCACGATGGGCGCGGGCACCCAGCATCGGCCGGTGTAGGGTTCAACCAGGCGCGCCGACCGTACGCACACGCAGGATCTCGCGGTCGTCGATGGGCCAATGCAGCACGGCGGACACAACCCCCAGCGCCATCGCGCCCAGC harbors:
- a CDS encoding cupin domain-containing protein gives rise to the protein MTTDLSSHYVLLDATGAAATVKGGDEFWSQPPEALDRFGRGWLVSEYTFANDWPQWEMHPEADEIVRLMSGTAELHLEWPTGLQVVKMLADDAYVIPKGVWHTVKVVEPCRMLHITMGAGTQHRPV